Part of the Streptomyces sp. NBC_01353 genome, CGGGGTACGTCCGGCACCGGGACGCTCTTCTCCGGCTCGGACGACATCTGGGGCGACGGCACCCCGCAGAACGCGGAGACCGCGGGCGCGGACGCGCACTTCGGCGCCGGGGTCACCTGGGACTACTACAAGAACGTGCACGGCCGCTCCGGCATCCGCGGTGACGGCGTCGGCGCGTACTCCCGGGTCCACTACGGCAACGCGTACGTCAACGCCTTCTGGCAGGACTCCTGCTTCTGCATGACCTACGGCGACGGCTCCGGCAACACCAAGCCGCTCACGTCGATCGACGTGGCCGCGCACGAGATGACGCACGGCGTCACCTCCAACACCGCCGGTCTGGTCTACAGCGGGGAGTCCGGCGGTCTGAACGAGGCCACCTCCGACATCTTCGCGGCGGCCGTCGAGTTCTACGCCAACAACGCCTCGGACAAGGGCGACTACCTCGTCGGCGAGAAGATCGACATCCGCGGCAACGGCACCCCGCTGCGCTACATGGACAAGCCGAGCAAGGACGGCTCGTCCAAGGACGCCTGGTACTCGGGCATCGGCGGCATCGACGTCCACTACTCCTCGGGCCCGGCGAACCACTGGTACTACCTGCTCTCCGAGGGCAGCGGCGCCAAGACCATCAACGGCGTCAACTACGACTCGCCGACCTCCGACGGCCTGCCCGTCACCGGCATCGGCCGGGACAAGGCCTCGCTGATCTGGTTCAAGGCGCTCACCACCAAGTTCAGCTCGAACACCAACTACGCCGGTGCCCGCACCGGTACGGTCGCGGTGGCCACCGAGCTGTACGGCGCCGGCAGCCCCGAGGTCCTGGCCGTGGAGCACGCCTGGGCCGGCATCAACGTGGGCTCGCGTCCCGGCGGCGGCAACCCCAACCCGGGCAAGGTCTTCGAGAGCGCGGCGGACGTGTCCATCCCGGACAACGGCGCCGCGGTGACCTCCACGGTCAACGTCACCGGCATCACCGGCAACGCGCCCTCCACCCTCAAGGTGGACGTGGACATCGTCCACACCTACCGCGGTGACCTCGTCGTCGACCTCGTCGCCCCCGACGGCTCGGTCTACAACCTGCACAACCGGTCCGGCGGCAGCGCCGACAACATCGTCCAGAGCTACACCGTGAACGCCTCCTCGGAGGTCGCCAACGGCGCCTGGAAGCTCCGCGTCCAGGACAAGGCAGCGATCGACACCGGCTACATCAACAGCTTCAAGCTCACCTTCCCGTAACACCGGGTGAGTGACGGACGCCCGGAGGGACTCGTTCCCTCCGGGCGTCCGCGCGTTCGTGCTTAGGCTGGTGGGCATGATCAGGGTGCTGCTCGCGGACGACGAGACGATGATCCGGGCCGGAGTCAAGGCGATCCTCGCCGCCGACCCGGGGATCGAGGTGGTCGCGGAGGCGGCCGACGGGCGCGAGGCCGTCGAACTCGCCCGCCGTCATCTGCCCGACGTGATCCTCCTCGACATCCGGATGCCGAGGCTCGACGGCCTCGGGGCGGCGGAGGAGCTGCGCCGCGCGGTGCCGGAGGCGGCGGTCGTGATGCTGACGACGTTCTCCGAGGACGAGTACATCGCCCAGGCCCTCGGCTCGGGCGCGGCCGGCTTCCTGCTGAAGTCCGGCGACCCGAGGGAACTGCTCGCGGGGGTACGGGCGGTGGCCGACGGAGCCGCGTTCCTCTCCCCGGAGGTCACCCGCCGGGTCATCGCCCATCTGCCGACCGGCCGGCTCTCCCGCGCGGCGGAGGCCCGGGAGCGTCTGGAGGCGCTGACCGGACGGGAGCGGGAGGTCGTGTCGCTGGTGGGCGCCGGACTGTCGAACGGGGAGATCGCTTCCCGGCTGTACGTCGTGGAGGGCACCGTGAAGGCCCACGTGAGCGCGGTCCTGGCCCGCCTCGGCCTGAAGAACCGGGTACAGCTGGCGATCCTGGCGTACGAGGCGGGGTTGGTGGATCTCCTGGACGGTCGGGACCACTGACTTTCGTCCGGGGCCCCGGTTCCGGTCCTCCGGCAAGCTGGGTGGATGCGTCGTGAACGACTTCGGGATCTTCTGCTCGACCTGGGCCTCTGGGGGCTCCTCGGCACCCCCGTGCTGCTGCGGCTCGACCCCAACGACGGCGGCTCCTGGGGGCAGGTCGTCGTGGGGGTCGTCGTGCTCGGCGTGGCCGTGGCGTGCTGTCGGGCGCTGCCGCTGGTCTCGCTCGCCCTCGCCGTCGCGCTGAGCCTCGCCACCTCCCCCGAGCTGTTCACCGCGCCGTACGCCCTCGCGCTCGTCGTCCTCGGCTATCTCGCCGGACGTCGGCAGCAGCACACCCGGGCCGCGCTGGCGCTGTTCGCCGTGGTCGCGGTGCTCGGCTTCGCGCTTGTCCCGCTCTCGGACGGAAACGTCTCCCAGGGGTTCACCGTCGTCCTGGTCCTCGCCCTGGCGATCGTCGCGCCCTGGCTGACGGGCCGGTACGTACGCCAGTACGCCCGGCTCGTCCGGGCCGGCTGGGAGCTGGCCGCGCGCATGGAGCGCGAGCAGGCCGCCGTCGCCGACCGGGAGCGGCTGCGCGAACGCTCCCGGATCGCGGGCGACATGCACGACTCGCTCGGCCACGACCTCGCGCTGATCGCGCTGCGCGCCGCCGCGCTGGAGGTCGATCCGGGGCTCGGCGCCCGGCAGCAGGCCGCGGCCGGGGAGCTGCGCGTCGCGGCCGCCGACGCGACGGCCCGGCTGCGGGACATCATCGGTGTCCTCGGGGCGGACGAGGAGGACGGGCCGGGCGCCGCCCCGACGGCCCCGGTCGGAGAGACGGTCGAGGAGGTCGTGGAGCGGGCGAGCGCGTCCGGGCTGCGGGTGGAGCTGACGGTGACCGGTCCCGCCGGTGAGACACCGCCGATGGTCGACCGTGCGGTCCACCGGCTGGTGGTGGAGTCCCTCACCAACGCGGCCAAGCACGCACCGGGTGCCCCGGTCCGGGTCGCACTGGAGCGCGCGGACGGCACGTTGACGGTGTCGGTGACCAACGGCCCCGGCACCGGGGCGGCCGGCGGCCTGCGGATCCGTACGGGCACGGCCGGCGGCGTGTCGGGCCGTACGCGTACGCAGCAGGCCGACGGCCCGTCGAGCCGTGGGCAGGCCGCGCGGGCGAGTGGCGTAGCCGGTGGCGTCACCGGCCGCCCCGCCCGACCCGACCCCGCCCGACCCGGCTCGGGCGGCACCGGACTCGTCGGACTCGACGAGCGCGTGCGGCTGGCCGGGGGGCGGCTGAGTCACGGTCCGGACGGGGCGGGCGGGTTCGCCGTGCGGGCGGTGCTGCCGCTGGAGCCCGGTGCCGCGGCGGCGGCACCCGGTGCAAGCACCGGCTCCACCGGAGCGGCTGCCGCCGCGCAGCCTGCTGCCCCCGCCGCGCCCACCTCCGTACGGGAACGGGACCTGGCCCGGCGGGAGGTACGGCGCGGGCTCGGGCAGGCGATCTGGATCCCGCTCACGCTGGTCGCCGCGCTCGGTCTCGTGATGCTGCTCTTCGGGCTGTGGACGCAGTCCCGGTCCTTCCTGGACCGGGACGACTACGTCTTGCTGCGCGTCGGCGATCCGCTCTCCGCCGACGCCGAACGTCTGCCGCCGCACCCGCTGGACGGACCGCCCGCCGACGCCCCGCCGGAGCCGCCCGGCATGGACCGGTGTCTGTACTACCGGGCGACGATGACGGCCGCCGTACCCGTCTACCGCCTGTGTTTTGTCGGCGGGCGGCTCGCGGACAAGGCACTCGTGGGATGAGCCGGCGTCAGTTCGGGTTCCCCGCGTGCGTCAGGGTCTCCCAGGAGACGAAGTAGTTGTCCGTTCCGGAGGGCCGGTGCCCCTCGGTGTAGATCTGCGTGTTGGTCATGGAGATCCCCATGCGCCCGCTGAGGGCATTGAAGCCGACCTCCGTCACCCGCCCGAGGCCCGGCTTCACCGTGCCGCCGCAGAGCCAGGACGGGATCGCCGTGCCGTTCTCGTACTTGGTGTGGAAGCCGAGCGCGTGCCGCAGCCGTTCGGAGACCTGCGGGTAGAGGTCCGCGCCCTGGATCCGGCTGGTCTCGGCGGTGTGGACGGCGGCGGCGAGGCCCCAGCCGGTGTGGCCGAAGTCCCGGCAGGTCTCCTGGGAGAGGCCGTCGGCGAAGGTGGACTGGCCCTGCCAGTACTTCACGATCTCGTCGCGGGTGTCGATGCTGCTGTTCGGCGGCGGCTTGGGCGTGGCGCCGTCGGTGGACAGATAGATGTACGCGGGGACCCGGCCGAGATAGGTCTTCACGGCCTTGTCGTAGGCAGCGCGGTCCTCCAGATGGACGGCGATGCCGAGCGCGGCCTCGGTCATGATGAGTTCCCAGTTGCCGTTCTTCGTCGCGGCGCCGTTGATGATCTCGGGGAGATAGACGGTGCGGAGCATGGTCGCGAAGCGGCCGGAGTTCGCCCAGCCGCCGGTGTAGGTGTGCTTGATGATCTCGGCGGCCCGGGGCCAGGAGGAGCCGGCCCAGCCGGTCTGGAGCGGCGCGTTGGAGTTCGTGTGGTCCTTGATCACGGCCGACCAGGCGTCCATGATCTCGATCGCCTTCCGGGCGTGCCGGTCGTCCCGGGTGATGTACCAGGCGAGCGCCTGGGTGTAGGCGGCGACCGCGTCCTGACGTTCGTCCGTGCAGCCGTAGTTGGGGTTGGAGGACGAGCCGCACTCGACGATGGCGCGCGGCTTGGGCGCGCGCGTCAGGGAGGCGTAGGGGCTCGCCGCCATCTGGTCGTAGGCGGCCTTCCAGGGCTGCGCGCCCGCCTGCACCTTCGCCCGTACGAAGTCGAGCTGCGGCCGGCTCACGACGACGCCGGGGTGGGTGAAGGTCGCGGGGGCGGCGGCCCCGGCGGGGGCGGCCGCAGGGGCCGTTGGGGCCTGTTCGGGTCCGGCGGCGGCCGTCGGCGCCAGTGTGACGGCGACGGCCGCCGCCAGGGCGGTGGCGAGGGCGGGGACCAGGGCTTTGAGGCGCATGTGGGGGGTGCCTTTCGTTCCTGTATGTGAACGTCGAGCGGGTGCATGAACTCCGCGTCGAGCGTGGAACTTAAAGGCCATCCATGGACACGTCAAGACCTTGGTCCGTACCAGTCAGGGCATCGGATCAGCGCATCAGAACGCCTGCCCCCTCCACCGTCGTCTCCGTCGGCAGGGCCACCAGACCCAGCTCCGCCGGCGAAGCGAGCAACGAATGGGAGGGCAGCACCCGGACCGTGCAGCCATAGGGGCCGGTCCGGTCCAGGACGAGGGAGCCCTCGTACGGCACCCGGCCTTCCAGATCCGGTCCGCCCGCGGGCTTCAGCGTGCACACCCGGGTGTCGACGAGCGCGTCGTCGGGGGTGACCCGGCCGGCGACCGCCTGGACCTCCACGTCGTCCGACCGCAGTTCGCCGAGCGCCACCCGTACCCGTACCGCCGTCGTCGCACCGAGCTCCGCGTCGGCCAGGTCCTCGCCGACCTCACCGATCTCGATGTGGTCGAGGGCGACCTTGGGCCAGGCGCCGCGTACCCGCCCCTTCCAGTCGGCCAGCTCCCGGGCGGTGCGTACGGGGAGGGCCCGGTGGGCCAGGGCCGCCGGGGCGTACAGCTTCTCCACGTACTCGCGCACCATCCGGTCGGCGAGCACCCTCGGCCCGAGGTCGCCCAGCGTTCGGCGGACCATCTCCGTCCAGCGGGCCGGCACCCCGTCCGCGCCCCGGTCGTAGAAGCGCGGGGCGACACGGCGCTCGATCAGCTCGTAGAGCGCGGCCGCCTCCAGGTCGTCCCGGCGCTCCTCGTCCGTCGCCGCCGCCCCGTCGGCCGTCGGGATCGCCCAGCCGAAGTCGGGCTCGAACCACTCGTCCCACCAACCGTCCAGGACCGACAGGTTGAGACAGCCGTTCAGGGCGGCCTTCATCCCGCTGGTCCCGCAGGCCTCCAGGGGGCGCAGCGGGTTGTTGAGCCAGACGTCGCAGCCCGGGTACAGCTTGCGCGCCATGGCCATGCCGTAGTCGGGCAGGAAGACGATCCGGTGCCGCACCCGCGGATCGTCAGCGAACCGCACCAGCTCCTGCACGAGCCGCTTGCCACCGTGGTCGGCGGGGTGCGCCTTGCCCGCGACGACGAGCTGCACCGGCCGCTCCGGGTGCAGGAGCAGGGCCCGCAGCCGGTCGGGGTCGCGCAGCATCAGCGTGAGCCTTTTGTACGAGGGGACCCGGCGCGCGAAGCCGATGGTGAGCACGTCGGGGTCGAGGACGGAGTCCGTCCAGCCGAGTTCGGCGGCCGCGGCGCCCCGCTGCCGCCAGGAGGCCCGCAGCCGTTCCCGTACCTCGGTCACGAGCTGTTCGCGCAGGGTCCTGCGCAGCTCCCACAGCTCCCGGTCGTCGGCCCCCGCCGAACAGCGGCCGACTTCGGGCGCGGTCCACGTCGGCGCGTGGACCCCGTTGGTGATCGAGCCGATCGGCACCTCCTCCGGGTCGAAGCCGGGCCACAGACCGGCGAACATCCCGCGGCTGACGGCCCCGTGGAGGGTGGAGACGCCGTTGGCGCGCTGCGCGAGCCGCAGGCCCATGGCGGCCATGTTGAAGAGCCCGTGCTCGCCGCCGAGCGGGGTCTCGTCGCCGAGGGCGAGGATGCGGCCCACGTCGACGCCGGGCAGCTCGCCGTCCTCGCCGAGGTAGCGGGCGACGATGCTGCGCTCGAAGCGGTCGATGCCCGCGGGGACGGGCGTGTGGGTGGTGAAGACCGTTCCCGCGCGGACGGTCTCCAGGGCGGCGTCGAAGTCGAGCCCGTCGCCCGCCAGTTCTCGAATGCGTTCGAGGCCGAGGAAGCCGGCGTGGCCCTCGTTGGTGTGGAACACCTCGGGCGCGGGGGTGCCGGTGAGCCGGCAGTACGTGCGGACGGCCCGGACACCGCCGATGCCGAGGAGCATCTCCTGGAGCAGCCGGTGCTCGCTGCCGCCGCCGTACAGCCGGTCGGTGACCTCGCGTTCGGCGGGCGCGTTCTCCTCGACGTCGGAGTCGAGCATGAGCAGCGGCACACGGCCGACCTGCGCGATCCAGATGTGGGCGTGCAGACTGCGGCCGCCGGGGAGGGCGAGGGTGACCCGGGTGGGCGTGCCGTCGTTCTCGCGGAGCAGTGAGACGGGCAGCTCGCCGGGGTCGAGGACGGGGTAGTGCTCCTGCTGCCAGCCCTCGCGGGAGAGGGACTGCCGGAAGTAGCCGTGCCGGTAGAGCAGACCGACGCCGACGAGAGGGACGCCGAGGTCGCTGGCGGCCTTGAGGTGGTCGCCGGCCAGGATGCCGAGGCCGCCGGAGTACTGCGGCAGGGCCGCGGTGACCCCGAACTCGGGTGAGAAGTACCCGATCGAGGCGGGCAGCCTTCCGCTCTGCTCCTGGTACCAGCGGGGGGCGTGCAGATAGTGGTCGAGGTCCTCGGCCGCTGCGCGCAGCCGGGCCAGGAAGTCCTGGTCGGCGGCGAGTGCGGCGAGGCGGTCGGCGGAGACGGAGCTGAGGAGTCGAACCGGGTCGACGTCCTCGCCGCAGCGGGCCCCCGGCCGGCCGGCGCGGTCGGCGTCGTCGCAGGAGCCGGTGACGGGGGCGAGGGAGTCGAAGAGTTCACGGGTCGGCTCATGCCAGGACCAGCGCAGGTTCCGCGCCAGTTCGGTGAGGGGTCGAAGGGTGTCGGGGAGGACGGGACGCACGGTGAATCGACGGATTGCCTTCACGCGTTCCACCTTCGCAGGGGAGTACGGAGCGGAGCGGACGCACCACGCTGTGCAGCCGACTGAGCATCCCCCTGACGATAGGCCACCTCGCCCTCCCGGACCACGGCGCGCGGGGGTCGCGCGCCGTGGCACGGGCGGTGGCGCGGTGTCAGGGGAGCGCGCGGTGCCGGGGCGGCGCGCGATGTCAGGGCAGCGCTCCCAGCGGCACGGTGTAGGGCGAGCCCTGGTTGACGGCGGTCGGTTCGCAGGCGCCGGTGGCCGCGTAGCGGGCGGCGATCGCGGCCAGCTCGGCGGCGGGGATCACCTCGTGGATGTCGGTGAACCCGTGCGGGGCCCGCTGGTACGCCAGATCGATGACGACCTCGGGGCCGAGCCGCCGGTTGGCGAGCTGGAGTGCGGTGGTGGCGGGTCTGCGGTCGCGCTCGTACGCGGCGAGGGCCTCCGCCGGGTCACGATGGAGCGCGAGGGCGTGGGCGAGGGCCCGGGCGTCGACGACGGACTGGGTGGCTCCGTTGGACCCGATCGGGTACATCGCGTGGGCCGCGTCGCCGATCAGGGTGGTACGGCCGTGGCTCCACCGGTCGAGGGGCTCGCGGTCGACCATCGGGTACTCATGGGCGGCGTCGGCGGCCCTCAGCACCTCCGGCACGCTGACGCCGTCGAACTCCCACCCCTCGTAGTGGTGCAGGAACGTTTCTACAGGGATGGGGCGGTTCCAGTCCCCCCGATACTCCTCGTCCGCGGCGTCGGCGGGCCGGGCGAGCGCCCAGTTCACCAGGACGTCGCTGCCCGCCCGGCGCACCGGGTAGACCACGGCCTTCTGCCGGTCGTCGCCCGCGATGAACATGAACGAGCCGACGGCGCGGGCCGGCATCCGCGAGACGCCGCGCCACACGAGCTGCCCGTTCCAGGGCGGGCTGCCCTCGCCGGGGTTCAGCGCGGCCCTGACGGCGGAGCGGATGCCGTCCGCGCCGACGAGCACATCGGGTTCCAGGGAGGCCCGGCCGCGCCGGGCGCCGTCGCGGTGCTCCAACTGGACACGGGGCCGGCCGTCGGGCAGCGGCTCCACCCGGGTGACCCGGACCCCGGTGACCAGGGCGGCCGCGCCGAGCCGTTCCCGTACCGCGTCGGCGAGGACCTGCTGGAGATGGGCGCGGTGGATCGAGAGCTGGGGCCAGCGGTACCCGGCGCCGAGCCCCCGCGGCTCACGGGAGATCAGGCCGCCGGAGCGGTGGTAGTAGCGCAGTTCGCGGGTGCGCAGGGCACCGGCTTCGAGGCGCGGGAGCAGCCCGAGCGCGTCGAGCTCACGGACGGCGGGCGGCAGGAGGTTGAGGCCGGCGCCTGCGCACCGGTTCTCCCTGGCGGACTCGACGACGGTCACACGGTCGAATCCGGCGGCGTGCAGGGCGAGGGCGCTGGTGAGCCCGGCGATACCGCCTCCGGCGACGACGACGTGCAGAAGCCCACCGCCGGGCAGACCGCGCCCACCGTCCGGGAGGGAGGGCTCGTACGGGGTGCCGTGGGCCATCGGGCCCTCCCTCAACACGACGATCCGCCGGAACGGGGGCCGCTCGCGCGACCGGAACGATCTCCGTCCGAGCGGTCCGAGCGGTCCGAGCGGTCCGAGCGGTCCGAGCGGTCCGAGCGGTCCGAGCGGTCCGAGCGGCTGAGAGTCGCGCAGTCCGAGCGGGTTCCGGTCGCATGGCGCGCCATCGTCTCGTTGTCCCGGGTCAGGTCGAGGATCGAACGCAGCAGGGTGATCGGGGCGCCGCCGCTCCCCTCGTCGTAGAGCCGCAGGTCGTCCGCGTACGCCTTGCGGGCGACGCCCAGGTGGCGGGCGCGGAAGGTCTTGAGGATGCGGAGCACCCGGCCGAGCGCTTGTGCGGAGGCGGCCAGTTGCGGGGGCAGCCGCTCGACGTTCTCCCAGCTGATGGCCGCGGAAAGCTTGCTGACGGCGGAGACACCGCCCGCATGCCGGGCGTGGAAGTCCCGCCAGGACGGCAGGCTGTAATGGATGGAGCCGGCGAGGAACGCGTCGTAGACCGGGTTCGAGCGGTCGCACTGCCAGAGCGTCAGATCGACCAGCCAGAGCGGGACCTGGGCCGCGGCGGGGCCGAGGTAGTCACGTCCCGCGACGTCGACCTCCTCGAAGTAGGGGCGCAGGGTGAGCGCGAAGAACTCCGGGCTGACATGGGTGACCGTGTGGTCGATGGAGTCGACCATCGACCGGAGGTGCTGGCCGATGCGGTCGAGGGCGCAGGCGAAGCCGGGGTCGTACGGTTCGAGCCGGGCGAGCCGGGAGCAGGTGTCGAGGGCGGCGACGAGTCCGGGGAACACCATCCGGACGGCTTCCTGGAGATGGGCCTCCATGGGGTGGCCGGTGTACATCCGCCGGCGGGGGCCGGACGGGTTCCAGGTCGTGTAGTGGTGCACGGTGTCGCGGGGCACCATGTCGGTGCGGCGGCCCAGGAGTTCGAGGACCGGGAGGACTTCGGGGACGGCGGCCACGGGCTGGAGGCCGTGACGTTTGAGCGAGCCGAGCAGGATGCCGAGGTCGCGCATCGCGGCGAGCGCGTCGATCACGCTCCACTCGGCGGCCAGGTCGGGGTCGGGGACGAGGGTGCGCAGGGCGACCGTGAGCGCGGGCGCGTCGGCGTCGGCGTTCATCGCGGGCAACGCGGCGAGGACGGCGTCGGCGCCGAGCGGGTCGGCGGCGCATATGTCGGCTAAGCAGTAGCGAGGGTCGCCGCGTTCCTCGAGTCGGGGCGCGACAAGGTCGTACAGGGCCAACGGAATGCCCCTTCCGGTCGGGGGCTCGCTCACCTCCGGGGCGCGCGTCGACGGGCGCACTCCCCTTCGGCTCGCTCGCCGGGGTTACGTGGTCACCGTGGTTCGGCCACTCGCCCGCGGCGTGGCGGCGCCGGGGTGGGCATGGGCAGGCGCAAGCGTACGGAGATCAACGTGGCGACGGCGGCGAAAGCCCCTCCGACGAGCAGAGCGGCCTGGAAGCCGTCGGTCTGGGCGGCCGCGGTGGCTGATTCGGTACGGGTGGTGGCGACGGCCACGAGGACGGCGAGGCCGAGGACGGAGCCGAACTGCTGGCTCGTGTTGACCAACCCGGAGGCGAGTCCGGCCTCTTCGGGGGCGGCCTCGGCCGTGGCGGCCACGTTCGTGGTGACCATGACGAGCGGCAGGGCGGCGCCCAGGAGGAGGCTCGGGGCGAGGACGGTGGTGAGGAAGCCGCCGTCGGGGGTGAGCGCGAGGGCCAGCCAGATCGTGCCGGCGCACAGCAGCGCGAAGCCGAGGGTCATGGTCCGGGTCAGTCCGAGCCGGAAGATGAGCCGGCCGGTCTGCGGGGCGACGGCGACGACCACGAGGGAGAGGGGCAGCAGGCCAAGACCGCCGCCGAGGGGTGTGTACCCGAGGACGCTCTGCAGATGGACGCTGACCAGGAAGAACATCGGGAACAGCGTCATCTGGGCGAGGGCGCTGAGGACGTTGGCGCGCCGGAGGGCGGGCCTTCGGAGGACGGCCGGCGGGACGAGCGGCTCCGGCGTGCGCGTCTCGACGACGGCGAAGGCGGCGAGGAGGGCGAGCCCGCCGGCTCCGGCGGTCAAGGTCGTCGGGGACAGCCACCCGGTCTCGGCGGCGCCGACGAGCGCGTAGGCGACGAGCCCCAGGCCGCCGGTGCCGGTGAGTGCCCCGGCGAGGTCGAAGCGGCTGCCGCCCTTGGTGTCGCGGGCCCCTTCGAGCACCCGGAGGGCCTGGGCGCCCAGGAGCACGGCGGCGAGGACGTTGAGCCACAGCGTGGACCGCCATCCGAGGAGATCGGTGAGGACTCCGCCGAGTACGGTCCCGAGGACCCCGCCGAGGCCCCCCATCGCGGCGAACGCCCCGAGCGCC contains:
- a CDS encoding MFS transporter — encoded protein: MKSRPSRGALTLLAATQLLLILDTAVVNVALPSIGADLGAGAAGLSWVANAYLITFGGLLLLGGRVADLLGHRRVFLAGLGLLAVASAVGALAPGPGVLVAARAAQGVGAALAAAAAFALLLVLFPDGPARHKALGAFAAMGGLGGVLGTVLGGVLTDLLGWRSTLWLNVLAAVLLGAQALRVLEGARDTKGGSRFDLAGALTGTGGLGLVAYALVGAAETGWLSPTTLTAGAGGLALLAAFAVVETRTPEPLVPPAVLRRPALRRANVLSALAQMTLFPMFFLVSVHLQSVLGYTPLGGGLGLLPLSLVVVAVAPQTGRLIFRLGLTRTMTLGFALLCAGTIWLALALTPDGGFLTTVLAPSLLLGAALPLVMVTTNVAATAEAAPEEAGLASGLVNTSQQFGSVLGLAVLVAVATTRTESATAAAQTDGFQAALLVGGAFAAVATLISVRLRLPMPTPAPPRRGRVAEPR